The Azospirillum brasilense sequence CCCGGACCGCGCCTATCACCTCGTCCACCCGCCGTCACGGGCGCACCACCCGCCGCTGGCGGCATTCCGGGAATGGCTGCTGGGGCAGTCCGTCGGCCACGCCGGAAGCGCTTGAGAACACAGCAAAAACCCCCTTTTGCAAGCCGAGGGGCGGGAAAAGGGCCGGGACGGGGCGTCCTCGTCAGGGCAGACAGGCCCTGCCCGTATGACGTTTTTGCTGCAAATTCATGGCGCCCGGCGTTAAGAGGAAACGGCAGAACCGACCGAGAGAACCGTTTCCATGCTGCTGCTGCGCGCCATCCGCTCCATGATGCCCAAGGAAGAGCGGGTCATTGAGCAATTCATCGAGCAGGCCCGCCACATCGTCGACGCCGCGGCCGCCCTGGAAGCCGTCATGCAGGCCGGTCCGGAGGAGCGCGCCGACCGCACCGCGACGCTGAAGCGGATCGAGAAGGACGCCGACCGCGTCGCCAAGGACGCCGGGCGCGGGCTGCACCGTGCCTTCATCACCCCCTTCGACCGGTCGGAGATCCAGGCGCTGATCAACGCGCTCGACGACTGCATCGACCTGATGGACGAGGTGCCGCGCCTCGCCGCGCTCTACGGTATCGAGACCTTCGACGACCGGATGATGCGCATGGCGGCGATCGGCCGCCGTCAGGCCGCCCTGCTGTCGGAGGTCATGCCGCTGCTGACCAAGATCTCGGTCCACGCCGACCGCATCCTGCACATTTGCGGCCAGATCTCCGACCTGGAGGACGAGGCCGACGAGATCCTGCGCGACGCCATGAAGTCGCTGATCGCCGAGCGCCCGGAGATGATCGACTTCCTGGGCCGCCGCGAGGTCTATGAGCTGCTGGAGGCCGTCACCGACCGTTGCGACGACGTGGGCGACCTGATCGAAGGGATCACCCTGGATCAGGCGTAAGGGCGGTTCTCGCCCAAGGGCAGGGGAGCGAAAGCCGCTCCCCGCTCACATCCGGCTCAGATATCA is a genomic window containing:
- a CDS encoding DUF47 domain-containing protein encodes the protein MLLLRAIRSMMPKEERVIEQFIEQARHIVDAAAALEAVMQAGPEERADRTATLKRIEKDADRVAKDAGRGLHRAFITPFDRSEIQALINALDDCIDLMDEVPRLAALYGIETFDDRMMRMAAIGRRQAALLSEVMPLLTKISVHADRILHICGQISDLEDEADEILRDAMKSLIAERPEMIDFLGRREVYELLEAVTDRCDDVGDLIEGITLDQA